A single Vulcanisaeta distributa DSM 14429 DNA region contains:
- a CDS encoding M20 family metallopeptidase codes for MSQNLKTGLIELTSHLIQIPSVNPPGYTVNIAGFIRDWLGERGFKSEFREYAKDKPNVIARVGRGKPVLILNGHMDVVPPGDDSRWVYPPFSGKIVEGRIYGRGATDMKGGLAVIMMVFTELAPLIERQGSGTLIFSATADEETGGHPGVEALVRDGVLVGDAAIVAEPSGSSRYYIGEKGLCQVKLVTRGRPAHGSLPILGENAIMKLAAAIARAEELINEFNKGIKLPSELTEAIRNSAEVYLEAARASGLNLTLSDFERVVGTVSFNPGVVRGGSKINMVPDYAELELDMRVPPGVSPSQVINHLRSGLSGIADVEVLDTSEPNYTSPGEVIVRIIHEGIERVLGATPRPIIVTGATDGRYLRARGIPTVVYGPGELALAHAYNEYVTVDDLVRTHDVMLYAIRRFFGIPA; via the coding sequence ATGTCACAGAATCTAAAGACAGGGCTAATTGAACTGACTTCACACCTTATTCAAATACCCAGTGTTAATCCCCCTGGCTATACCGTTAATATTGCGGGATTTATTAGGGATTGGCTAGGTGAGCGTGGCTTCAAAAGTGAGTTTAGGGAGTATGCTAAGGATAAGCCAAACGTGATTGCCAGGGTTGGTAGGGGTAAGCCCGTGCTCATACTTAACGGCCACATGGACGTAGTTCCTCCCGGCGATGATTCCAGGTGGGTCTACCCACCGTTCTCTGGGAAGATCGTTGAGGGTAGGATCTATGGTAGGGGTGCCACGGATATGAAGGGTGGCTTAGCGGTGATAATGATGGTATTCACAGAATTAGCGCCACTTATTGAGAGGCAGGGCTCAGGTACATTAATATTCTCGGCAACGGCGGATGAGGAGACGGGCGGCCACCCTGGTGTTGAGGCCTTGGTTAGGGATGGCGTGCTGGTTGGTGATGCTGCGATAGTTGCTGAGCCATCCGGTAGTTCCAGGTATTACATTGGTGAGAAGGGGCTTTGCCAGGTTAAGTTGGTTACCAGGGGTAGGCCTGCCCACGGTAGTTTACCGATCCTCGGCGAGAATGCGATAATGAAGCTGGCCGCAGCCATAGCTAGGGCTGAGGAGTTGATTAATGAGTTTAACAAGGGCATTAAGTTACCCAGTGAGTTGACGGAGGCCATTAGGAACTCGGCTGAGGTCTACCTAGAGGCTGCTAGGGCCTCGGGGCTTAATCTGACGCTCAGTGATTTTGAGAGGGTTGTTGGTACTGTGTCCTTTAACCCAGGCGTTGTTAGGGGTGGTTCGAAGATAAACATGGTCCCAGACTACGCAGAGCTTGAACTTGACATGAGGGTCCCGCCAGGGGTTTCACCAAGCCAGGTAATTAATCACTTAAGGAGTGGGTTGAGCGGTATCGCCGATGTGGAGGTCCTGGACACAAGCGAGCCAAACTACACAAGCCCTGGTGAGGTCATTGTCAGGATCATTCACGAGGGCATTGAGAGGGTCCTTGGCGCAACGCCAAGGCCGATAATAGTCACTGGCGCAACCGATGGTAGGTACCTTAGGGCTAGGGGTATACCCACCGTTGTTTATGGACCTGGTGAGTTGGCGCTGGCCCATGCATATAATGAGTATGTTACGGTGGATGACCTGGTTAGGACGCACGATGTCATGCTCTACGCAATAAGGAGATTCTTTGGAATACCGGCATAG
- a CDS encoding sodium:solute symporter family protein — MMFTAIDYTIFFVLVGLTIIAGFLGAKWRAPDFSKISEWSIGGMKFGTVIVWFLMGADIYTAYSLVAIPGSAYALGGFILYAVVYGSISYPFLYIVATKFYRIAKRRGYITAGDYVRDRFDSRILSLLISLTGIIAMLPYIALQIVGIRYVLDAMGFPVIPSFIIAYIIVAAFVAISGLRGPALSSLIKDVLLWAVILTIVIALGIRFTGFGPIFSEIGPSHYLIPSKLMLGYITLAFASGISWLLFPNLLVGLLGSKSEEIIRKNSIFLPLYQVWLILLAIMGLVALAKNLVPHGISSLAFPSVISAYFPSYFVALAFAGIVIGSMVPAGLQSLGAANLIARNIYVDFINKRATEKQQVLWGRVSVFIMIIASLIFAITPAASGLIFYLLTFSYAWLLQTLPAIILSMYWYDLDKYSVAAGWAVGTVFVTYGLATVKFSSSLLPWFYNIYVGFLGLVLNLVVMLVVYAVVKALKVKTTSKLTPQELM, encoded by the coding sequence ATGATGTTTACAGCGATTGATTATACCATATTTTTTGTGCTGGTTGGCTTAACCATAATTGCGGGGTTCCTTGGTGCTAAATGGAGGGCTCCTGATTTCTCAAAGATTTCGGAATGGAGCATCGGCGGTATGAAGTTTGGCACAGTAATTGTTTGGTTCTTAATGGGTGCCGATATATACACTGCGTATTCTCTAGTGGCGATACCAGGCAGTGCATACGCGCTGGGTGGTTTTATATTGTATGCCGTGGTTTACGGCTCAATATCATACCCATTCTTATATATCGTTGCTACGAAGTTCTACAGAATAGCTAAGCGGAGGGGTTATATCACGGCTGGAGACTACGTAAGGGATAGGTTTGATAGTAGGATTTTGTCGTTATTAATATCATTAACGGGCATAATAGCCATGTTACCCTACATAGCGCTGCAGATAGTTGGTATTAGGTACGTCCTCGATGCCATGGGATTCCCAGTAATCCCAAGCTTTATAATAGCATATATAATAGTCGCTGCGTTCGTGGCAATAAGCGGACTTAGAGGGCCAGCTCTGAGTTCATTAATTAAAGATGTATTGCTTTGGGCGGTTATTTTAACAATAGTTATAGCGCTAGGCATAAGGTTCACGGGGTTTGGGCCCATATTTAGCGAGATAGGACCCAGTCACTATTTAATACCAAGTAAATTAATGCTTGGGTACATAACGTTAGCATTTGCTAGTGGGATATCATGGCTATTATTTCCAAACCTACTAGTTGGGCTACTCGGCTCTAAAAGTGAGGAAATAATCAGGAAAAACTCCATCTTCCTACCACTGTACCAGGTATGGCTAATACTACTGGCAATTATGGGCTTAGTAGCCTTAGCTAAGAACCTGGTACCCCATGGCATATCAAGTCTCGCATTCCCATCAGTAATCAGCGCTTATTTCCCATCGTACTTCGTCGCATTAGCATTTGCGGGCATAGTAATTGGCAGTATGGTACCAGCTGGGCTACAAAGTCTTGGCGCTGCTAATTTAATAGCCAGGAATATTTATGTAGACTTCATAAATAAAAGAGCTACAGAAAAACAACAGGTACTTTGGGGTAGGGTTTCCGTTTTCATAATGATAATCGCATCATTAATATTTGCAATAACACCCGCAGCCAGCGGATTAATATTCTACTTATTAACATTCTCCTACGCATGGTTATTACAGACACTACCTGCAATAATATTGTCGATGTATTGGTACGATCTAGATAAGTACAGTGTGGCGGCTGGTTGGGCCGTTGGTACCGTATTCGTGACCTATGGTTTAGCCACCGTGAAATTCTCATCATCATTACTGCCCTGGTTCTATAACATCTACGTAGGATTCCTAGGACTTGTACTGAACTTAGTGGTAATGTTAGTAGTGTATGCAGTGGTTAAGGCCCTTAAGGTAAAAACAACAAGTAAATTAACACCGCAAGAGTTAATGTGA
- a CDS encoding pyridoxal phosphate-dependent aminotransferase, with product MGNIIGGARGHGGYGWRYGLIDMSSNMNPLGTPKELIKLIEEGVVNGHYSHYPTELGDELRDSLAGFEGVRPEFTYVFNGATEALQLLLMYLRPHRILIPIPNYSDYLRLGRLINADIRLIEYWGYGDLVNSLIDGVVSNTAVILSNPNSPMGYLIKRESLIGLAEELYRRGGVLVVDESFMDFVKSNESLIRDSLRYDNVFVVKSYTKFLAIPGLRVGAVYTKANIEDLVPTWPVNSIAEYAVSRYMKHARGFRELTIKYVEEERSRVLNSLRSLGISYYESTTHYFVIRHQPWLNEELLKRGFLIRDLSNIPPLTEGYFRVSIKTREVDDSLLNALLEIMKIT from the coding sequence ATGGGTAACATAATTGGTGGTGCCCGGGGTCACGGTGGGTATGGATGGAGGTACGGGTTAATAGACATGAGCTCGAACATGAACCCACTGGGCACTCCAAAGGAGCTAATTAAGCTAATTGAGGAGGGTGTAGTTAATGGTCATTACTCGCATTACCCGACGGAGCTTGGTGATGAACTAAGGGATTCGCTGGCGGGGTTTGAGGGCGTTAGGCCTGAGTTTACGTACGTATTTAATGGAGCCACCGAGGCCCTTCAATTACTACTCATGTACCTAAGGCCTCACCGCATATTAATACCCATACCGAATTACAGTGATTACCTACGCCTAGGCAGGCTGATAAATGCCGATATTAGATTAATTGAGTATTGGGGATATGGGGACCTGGTGAATTCATTAATTGATGGGGTGGTTTCAAATACGGCCGTTATTCTTTCCAACCCAAACTCACCAATGGGTTACTTAATTAAGCGTGAATCACTAATTGGGCTGGCTGAGGAACTATATAGGCGCGGTGGTGTCTTGGTCGTTGATGAATCATTCATGGACTTCGTAAAATCGAATGAATCATTAATTAGGGATTCGCTAAGGTATGACAATGTGTTTGTTGTTAAGTCATACACGAAGTTCCTGGCAATACCAGGGCTTAGGGTTGGTGCTGTGTATACGAAGGCTAACATCGAGGACCTGGTGCCAACGTGGCCCGTAAACTCAATAGCCGAGTACGCGGTATCCAGGTACATGAAGCATGCCCGTGGATTCAGGGAGTTAACGATTAAGTACGTTGAGGAGGAGAGAAGTAGAGTATTAAATTCATTAAGGAGTCTTGGCATTAGTTATTACGAATCAACAACTCACTACTTCGTAATAAGGCACCAGCCATGGCTTAACGAGGAACTCCTCAAACGCGGATTCCTGATACGGGACTTATCAAACATACCACCACTGACTGAGGGATACTTTAGGGTTAGTATTAAGACACGGGAAGTTGATGACTCGCTCCTTAATGCGTTATTGGAGATAATGAAAATTACTTAA
- the alaXM gene encoding alanyl-tRNA editing protein AlaXM yields MPTKFLYWWDSYRREFDATVTRIDGNRVWLDQTLFHPRSGGVANDTGRLIWQGEEYVVKEVIKEGEDAVHILDREPRFRVGDTLHGVIDWERRYRLMRLHTATHIIAALAYKKYNALVTGGDITPEYARDDYNLTLSGDALRKAFQDLIAEANEIVRRGIPVKIYFLRREEAMKIPGVVKLAEREPPPGDEWRIVEIEGIDIQADGGPHVANTREIGEIVFLKSESRGKDKKRVYYTVKP; encoded by the coding sequence ATGCCAACAAAATTCCTCTACTGGTGGGACTCGTACAGGAGGGAGTTTGATGCCACCGTGACTAGGATTGATGGTAATAGGGTTTGGCTTGACCAGACGCTCTTTCACCCAAGGAGTGGTGGTGTTGCCAATGACACGGGCAGGCTGATTTGGCAGGGTGAGGAGTACGTGGTCAAGGAGGTGATTAAGGAGGGTGAGGATGCGGTGCACATACTCGATAGGGAACCAAGGTTTAGGGTCGGCGATACGTTGCATGGGGTAATTGATTGGGAGAGGAGGTATAGGTTAATGAGGCTTCACACGGCAACGCACATAATAGCCGCACTGGCCTATAAGAAGTATAATGCATTGGTGACTGGCGGCGACATAACGCCTGAGTACGCTAGGGATGACTACAACCTAACCCTAAGTGGCGATGCGCTTAGGAAGGCGTTCCAGGACTTGATAGCGGAGGCCAACGAAATCGTGAGGAGGGGCATTCCCGTGAAGATTTACTTCCTGAGGAGGGAGGAGGCTATGAAGATACCAGGCGTTGTTAAGCTTGCCGAGAGGGAGCCACCGCCTGGTGATGAGTGGAGGATTGTGGAGATTGAGGGCATTGATATTCAGGCTGACGGTGGGCCCCACGTGGCTAATACCAGGGAGATTGGTGAGATTGTCTTCCTGAAGTCCGAGAGTAGGGGTAAGGATAAGAAGAGGGTTTATTACACTGTGAAGCCCTAA
- a CDS encoding PadR family transcriptional regulator, whose translation MMHGHGHFGPPPQWFIKRRGLKYLILYLLSSRGPMTGAQIIDEIERLSMGFWRPSPGSVYPALEELESDGLIRVARVEGTKKYYEITDSGKAYIGLPSIDKTTAAVNDFVSLARYIIDNWDTLSEADRNRVRDVLRDLIKTANIQC comes from the coding sequence ATGATGCATGGACATGGCCACTTCGGACCGCCACCACAGTGGTTCATAAAAAGGAGGGGCCTAAAGTACTTAATACTTTACCTACTCAGTAGTAGGGGTCCAATGACTGGTGCGCAGATTATCGATGAGATCGAGAGGTTGTCAATGGGTTTCTGGAGACCAAGCCCTGGCTCTGTGTATCCAGCCCTTGAGGAGCTTGAGTCTGATGGCTTAATTAGGGTGGCTAGGGTTGAGGGCACTAAGAAGTATTACGAAATCACCGACAGTGGTAAGGCCTACATAGGCCTACCGAGCATTGATAAAACCACGGCTGCCGTTAATGACTTCGTGTCTCTGGCTAGGTACATTATTGATAATTGGGACACACTTAGTGAGGCCGATAGGAATAGGGTTAGGGATGTTCTCAGGGACTTAATTAAGACGGCAAACATTCAATGTTAA
- a CDS encoding DUF3311 domain-containing protein, giving the protein MYSRPKLSKENLVKIILLIIVPWLFIVFLAPLYNRPYPQIGGWPFLWWYLFAWVFIQPIITYIVYRLIDKGGKS; this is encoded by the coding sequence ATGTACTCTAGACCTAAACTAAGCAAAGAGAATTTAGTCAAAATAATATTATTAATAATAGTGCCATGGTTATTCATAGTATTTCTAGCGCCCCTCTATAATAGACCTTATCCTCAGATTGGTGGATGGCCATTCTTATGGTGGTACTTATTTGCTTGGGTTTTTATTCAACCTATCATAACATACATAGTGTATAGGTTAATTGATAAGGGTGGTAAGTCATGA